Within the Candidatus Alcyoniella australis genome, the region GACGTTGAGTTTGTTCGGCGCCAGGATGTAGCGCTTCTCGCCGTCGACGTAGTGCAGCAGCGCGATGCGGCACGAACGATTCGGGTCGTACTCGATCGTCGCGACCTTGGCCGGCACGTTGAGCTTGTTTCGTTTGAAGTCGATCACGCGATACTGCCGCTTGTGACCTCCACCGCGGTGACGCGAGGTGATCCGGCCGTGGCAGTTGCGGCCGCCGGACTTGGTCAGCGGTGTGCACAGCGGCGCGTGCGGAGTAGTGCTGGTGATCTCCTCGAAGGTCGAGCAGGTTTGGAAGCGTCGTCCCGGACTGGTCGGCTTGTATTTCTTGATGGCCATCCTACGCTCCCTCGAAGAAATCGATGGTCTCGCCCGCGGCGAGCTTGACCAGCGCCTTCTTCCACGTCTTGCGCTTGCCCATATTCCGGCCGACTCGCTTGGTCTTGCCGTTGATCACCATCGTCTGGACATCGACGACCGTGACGTTGAACAACTCCTCGACCGCTTTGCGGATCTCGACCTTGTTCGCGTCGCGCATGACCTCGAAGACGAACTGATTGGCGCTGTCCTTGGCCAAATTGGTCTTCTCGGTGATCACCGGACGCCGGATTACCTGGTATCCCTCTCTCATTTCCGGCACCTCCCCGAAATAACTTCGGCCGCGGCCGAAGTCATCACCAGGGTCGAATGGTCCAGCAGATCGTAGACGTTCAGCGCGTCGACGTGCATCACCTTGAACCCGCGCAGATTACGTGCGCCCAGCTCGAGGTTGTCCTCGCGTTGATCGAGCACCAACAGCCCCTCGCTTACTCCCAGGCCTTTCATCAGCTCGATAAAGCCCTTGGTCTTGGGCTCGTCGAGCTTAAGCTGATCGACCAGCAGCAGCTTATCCTCGGCCGCCTTCATCGACAGCGCCGAGC harbors:
- a CDS encoding 50S ribosomal protein L23; translated protein: MREGYQVIRRPVITEKTNLAKDSANQFVFEVMRDANKVEIRKAVEELFNVTVVDVQTMVINGKTKRVGRNMGKRKTWKKALVKLAAGETIDFFEGA